From the Paenibacillus sp. FSL H8-0548 genome, one window contains:
- a CDS encoding histidine kinase: MPKINLFTKIVALIIVMLVPIMLFYFYSNKTSTDILGEELTKSNTNQLVFFQNQVNTSIDSMALWPDLLIQDPDISSLRDIFTETTELNLNMTTLIKRIQTKLAIHQNSSKWRSSLHIYSPMLHRDISANDVVLYDSADLKSRLKPGWQVQTTTDSQTGPYIFSRYAVTPYYSYLDPSGSSLIIEVKFDSSNIKDMLDKFKSGGRNEPFYYLKDVGVIYNRSVNKELASNVISLLDEKPLQDMESRNLKVGEEELLVNIVKSETIGWYLIDYIPISEIIRPIKKTNQLFYVSMAGLLLLCSTAAYLLYAQVQVPIKRLIIGFQKLKNGDYSVRMKPRGKSEFGFLYTRFNLMVAQIQELFETVYLEKIHVREARLKQLQSQINPHFFYNCFSFISSMAKLEKHEAVVAMSHHLSNYYRYTTRQERDLVALSEEINFVSSYLEIQKMRMERLSYTIDLPAEMRQLEIPPLMLQPLVENAVIHGIEAWSDASIIRITGEWNEDEARLIVEDDGRGMSAEAILILQHKMQIQMDEQMGCGLWNVHQRMHLRFRGSAGVSFFPSSLGGLKVIITWSTA, translated from the coding sequence ATGCCTAAAATCAACCTTTTTACAAAGATCGTCGCGTTAATCATCGTTATGCTCGTTCCGATTATGCTCTTTTATTTTTATTCCAATAAAACCAGCACTGATATTTTGGGCGAGGAGCTTACCAAATCCAATACGAATCAGCTTGTTTTTTTTCAAAATCAGGTGAATACGAGCATAGATTCGATGGCGCTTTGGCCAGACCTGCTCATTCAGGACCCTGATATTTCGTCTCTTCGAGATATTTTCACAGAAACGACTGAGCTTAATCTTAATATGACGACTTTAATCAAAAGAATTCAAACGAAGCTTGCGATTCACCAAAACTCCTCCAAGTGGCGAAGCAGTTTGCATATTTATTCTCCAATGCTTCATAGAGATATTTCTGCTAACGATGTTGTTCTATATGACAGCGCTGATTTGAAGAGTCGATTAAAGCCTGGTTGGCAGGTGCAGACTACAACTGATAGTCAGACCGGACCGTATATTTTCTCACGGTATGCGGTTACGCCTTATTACAGCTATTTGGACCCGAGCGGCTCCAGCCTTATTATTGAGGTGAAGTTTGACAGCTCGAACATTAAGGATATGCTGGATAAGTTCAAAAGCGGCGGCCGCAATGAGCCCTTTTATTATTTGAAGGATGTTGGTGTCATCTATAATCGCTCGGTAAACAAGGAGCTTGCAAGCAATGTAATTAGCCTTTTGGATGAAAAGCCGCTGCAGGATATGGAAAGCAGAAATTTGAAAGTAGGGGAAGAAGAGCTTTTAGTCAACATTGTGAAATCAGAGACGATTGGCTGGTATTTAATTGACTATATTCCGATTTCAGAAATTATTCGCCCAATAAAGAAGACTAATCAGCTGTTTTATGTATCTATGGCAGGCTTGCTGCTGCTTTGCTCTACGGCCGCTTATTTATTATATGCTCAGGTTCAAGTACCGATTAAGCGTCTCATTATTGGATTTCAGAAGCTGAAAAATGGTGATTATTCGGTTCGTATGAAGCCGCGGGGCAAGAGTGAGTTCGGATTTCTATATACACGCTTCAATCTGATGGTGGCACAAATTCAAGAGCTGTTCGAGACCGTTTATTTGGAGAAAATTCATGTGCGTGAGGCGCGCCTAAAGCAGCTCCAATCGCAAATCAATCCGCATTTCTTCTATAATTGCTTCTCTTTTATTTCCAGTATGGCCAAGCTTGAGAAGCATGAGGCTGTTGTTGCGATGTCCCATCATTTGTCTAATTATTACCGTTATACGACGCGGCAGGAGCGTGACCTTGTCGCGTTGTCGGAGGAAATCAACTTTGTGAGCAGCTACTTGGAAATACAAAAGATGCGAATGGAGAGACTCAGCTATACGATTGATTTGCCAGCAGAGATGCGCCAGCTTGAAATACCGCCGCTTATGCTGCAGCCGTTAGTCGAGAATGCGGTTATTCACGGCATTGAAGCATGGTCGGATGCATCGATTATTCGAATTACCGGAGAGTGGAATGAGGACGAGGCGAGGCTAATCGTTGAGGATGATGGCAGGGGGATGAGTGCCGAGGCGATTCTTATTCTCCAGCATAAAATGCAAATTCAGATGGATGAGCAGATGGGCTGCGGGCTTTGGAATGTACATCAGCGTATGCATCTCAGGTTTAGGGGGTCTGCTGGGGTTAGCTTCTTTCCTTCGAGCCTCGGAGGTCTGAAGGTCATCATTACTTGGTCGACAGCTTAG